From a region of the Pseudomonadota bacterium genome:
- a CDS encoding helix-turn-helix domain-containing protein — MPTKTAVRRKAVAEPCLEPCPIERGMRLLGGKWKGSILWHLRDGPVRFNDLARQLGGASKKMVNQRLKEMEDTGLLEREVLSTRPIAVAYSITPFGRSALGVLDQLRGWAEEHQV, encoded by the coding sequence GTGCCGACGAAGACCGCCGTGCGCCGCAAAGCCGTGGCCGAACCCTGCCTGGAGCCCTGCCCCATCGAACGCGGCATGCGGCTGCTCGGGGGCAAGTGGAAGGGCTCGATTCTCTGGCACTTGAGGGACGGACCTGTGCGCTTCAACGACCTGGCCAGGCAGCTCGGTGGGGCGAGCAAGAAGATGGTCAACCAGCGACTGAAGGAGATGGAGGACACGGGGCTGCTAGAACGGGAGGTGCTGAGCACGCGGCCGATTGCGGTGGCGTACTCGATTACCCCGTTTGGGCGTAGTGCGTTGGGTGTGCTTGATCAGCTTAGGGGATGGGCGGAGGAGCATCAGGTGTAG
- a CDS encoding NAD(P)H-dependent oxidoreductase, which produces MANAFIINAHHPSEFSAGRLNGSLVDEASALLAAKGYTVRHTHVREDWDTQEELDKHQWADVILLQTPVNWMEVPWRFKQYMDDVYSAGMAGQLCDGDGRSRHDPAKQYGAGGTLTGKRYMLSLTFNAPREAFDDEGQYLFQGKGVDDLFFPMHMNFRFFGMTAIDTFACYDVIKNPDIDNDFHRFDAHIAKHF; this is translated from the coding sequence ATGGCCAACGCATTCATCATCAACGCCCACCACCCGAGCGAGTTCTCAGCAGGCCGGCTCAACGGTTCGCTGGTCGACGAGGCGAGCGCGCTGCTGGCCGCCAAGGGCTACACCGTGCGCCACACCCACGTGCGGGAAGACTGGGACACGCAGGAGGAACTCGACAAGCACCAGTGGGCCGACGTCATCCTGCTGCAAACGCCGGTCAACTGGATGGAAGTGCCCTGGCGCTTCAAGCAGTACATGGACGATGTGTACAGCGCGGGGATGGCGGGCCAGCTGTGCGACGGCGACGGCCGCAGCCGCCACGATCCAGCCAAGCAGTACGGCGCCGGCGGCACGCTGACGGGCAAGCGCTACATGCTGTCCCTCACCTTCAACGCGCCGCGCGAAGCCTTCGATGACGAGGGTCAGTACCTCTTTCAAGGCAAGGGCGTCGACGATCTCTTCTTCCCCATGCACATGAACTTCCGCTTCTTCGGGATGACAGCGATAGACACCTTCGCGTGCTACGACGTGATCAAGAACCCGGATATCGACAACGACTTCCATCGCTTCGACGCCCACATCGCCAAACACTTCTGA
- a CDS encoding redoxin domain-containing protein, whose amino-acid sequence MNTTKLHAGDAFKPLEVFDDRQALVDIAKPTGDADWQLVVVYRGRHCPLCTKFLNRLASFRQRLSDIGIDMAAVSADSQAQLDEHRSRLEVNFPLYHGLTLEQMQALGLYISEPRSAKETDHRFAEPALFVVNAEGALQVVDLSNNPFARPDVETFVSGLEWIRKPENDYPIRGTYAYE is encoded by the coding sequence ATGAACACCACGAAGCTACACGCGGGCGACGCCTTCAAGCCCCTCGAGGTTTTCGACGATCGGCAAGCGCTGGTCGATATCGCCAAGCCGACCGGCGATGCCGACTGGCAGTTGGTGGTGGTCTACCGGGGTCGGCACTGCCCGCTGTGCACGAAGTTTCTGAACAGGCTGGCGAGCTTCCGGCAGCGCCTCAGCGATATCGGCATCGACATGGCCGCGGTGTCGGCGGACAGCCAGGCGCAGCTCGATGAACATCGCAGCCGCCTCGAGGTGAACTTCCCCCTCTACCACGGGCTGACCCTCGAGCAGATGCAGGCGCTAGGGCTCTACATCTCCGAACCGCGCTCAGCGAAGGAGACGGATCACCGCTTTGCCGAGCCCGCGTTGTTCGTGGTCAATGCCGAGGGGGCGCTGCAAGTGGTCGATCTCTCCAACAACCCCTTTGCGCGACCCGACGTGGAGACCTTCGTTTCAGGCCTCGAGTGGATCCGCAAGCCGGAGAACGACTACCCGATCCGGGGCACCTACGCCTACGAGTAA